A window of Oncorhynchus kisutch isolate 150728-3 linkage group LG10, Okis_V2, whole genome shotgun sequence contains these coding sequences:
- the LOC109897922 gene encoding inhibitor of growth protein 5-like isoform X2, whose amino-acid sequence MATAIYLEHYLDSIENLPCELQRNFTLMRDLDNRTEEKKGEIDKLAEEYISSVRNLASEQRVEHLQKIQSAYSKCKEFSDDKVQLAMQTYEMVDKHIRRLDADLARFENELKEKLEVSGYESPEGRGLKKGEGQGLREKRGPKGRGRKSSDEDSPRKKKLKNSPGLSSALLPMQPSDVLDMPVDPNEPTYCLCHQVSYGEMIGCDNPDCPIEWFHFACVDLATKPKGKWFCPRCTQDKKKK is encoded by the exons GGCAATATACCTGGAACATTACCTTGACA GTATTGAGAATCTGCCCTGTGAACTACAGAGAAACTTTACACTGATGCGGGACCTGGACAATAGAACTGAAG AGAAAAAAGGAGAGATCGACAAGCTGGCAGAGGAGTACATCTCAAGTGTAAGGAACTTGGCTTCGGAACAGAGGGTTGAGCACCTGCAGAAGATCCAGAGTGCTTACAGCAAGTGCAAAGAGTTCAGCGATGACAAAGTGCAGCTTGCAATGCAGACATATGAAATG GTGGACAAGCATATCCGCAGGCTGGATGCAGACCTGGCCCGATTTGAGAATGAGCTGAAGGAGAAGCTGGAAGTGAGCGGCTATGAAAGTCCAGAAGGAAGAGGGTTAAAGA AGGGTGAAGGTCAGGGACTAAGGGAGAAGCGAGGACCCAAGGGGAGAGGCAGGAAATCATCGGATGAGGATTCTCCCAGGAAGAAAAAGCTTAAAAATAG CCCAGGATTGAGTTCTGCTCTCCTGCCAATGCAACCGTCAGATGTTTTGGACATGCCAGTTGATCCCAATGAGCCAACATACTGCTTGTGCCATCAAGTGTCATATGGAGAGATGATTGGATGTGATAACCCTGAT TGTCCAATTGAGTGGTTTCACTTTGCTTGTGTTGATCTTGCTACAAAGCCCAAAGGAAAATG GTTTTGTCCACGGTGCACCCAGGATAAGAAGAAAAAATGA
- the LOC109897922 gene encoding inhibitor of growth protein 5-like isoform X1, whose amino-acid sequence MATAIYLEHYLDSIENLPCELQRNFTLMRDLDNRTEEKKGEIDKLAEEYISSVRNLASEQRVEHLQKIQSAYSKCKEFSDDKVQLAMQTYEMVDKHIRRLDADLARFENELKEKLEVSGYESPEGRGLKKGEGQGLREKRGPKGRGRKSSDEDSPRKKKLKNSPGLSSALLPMQPSDVLDMPVDPNEPTYCLCHQVSYGEMIGCDNPDCPIEWFHLLTLLQSQRGFRFLHCVKALLIEVHYIENCTRSL is encoded by the exons GGCAATATACCTGGAACATTACCTTGACA GTATTGAGAATCTGCCCTGTGAACTACAGAGAAACTTTACACTGATGCGGGACCTGGACAATAGAACTGAAG AGAAAAAAGGAGAGATCGACAAGCTGGCAGAGGAGTACATCTCAAGTGTAAGGAACTTGGCTTCGGAACAGAGGGTTGAGCACCTGCAGAAGATCCAGAGTGCTTACAGCAAGTGCAAAGAGTTCAGCGATGACAAAGTGCAGCTTGCAATGCAGACATATGAAATG GTGGACAAGCATATCCGCAGGCTGGATGCAGACCTGGCCCGATTTGAGAATGAGCTGAAGGAGAAGCTGGAAGTGAGCGGCTATGAAAGTCCAGAAGGAAGAGGGTTAAAGA AGGGTGAAGGTCAGGGACTAAGGGAGAAGCGAGGACCCAAGGGGAGAGGCAGGAAATCATCGGATGAGGATTCTCCCAGGAAGAAAAAGCTTAAAAATAG CCCAGGATTGAGTTCTGCTCTCCTGCCAATGCAACCGTCAGATGTTTTGGACATGCCAGTTGATCCCAATGAGCCAACATACTGCTTGTGCCATCAAGTGTCATATGGAGAGATGATTGGATGTGATAACCCTGAT TGTCCAATTGAGTGGTTTCACTTGTTGACCTTACTACAAAGCCAAAGGGGATTTAGGTTTCTACATTGTGTAAAAGCACTACTTATTGAGGTGCATTATATAGAAAATTGTACACGGTCTCTTTAA
- the LOC109897923 gene encoding serine/threonine-protein kinase PAK 2 isoform X1 — MDTYITPCSPSILIPIPDLSDPPLSIVHISAFFPPVCLFVTLFLSFPLPVAMCDNGDPEDKPPAPPVRMSSTIFSTGSSKDPLSANHSSKPLPSVPEERKPRNKIISIFSGAEKGGRKKDRDKERPEISPPSDFEHTIHVGFDAVTGEFTGMPEQWARLLQTSNITKSEQKKNPQAVLDVLKFYDSTGNGRQKYLSFSSENDGFPAGPHSPVKKGTEPSSISIKDIDDDDDDDDEAPPPIVAPRPEYTKSVYTRSVIDPIPAPATCPDGDAASKALDRQKKKGKMSDEEIMDKLRTIVSIGDPRKKYTRYEKIGQGASGTVFTAIDVATGQEVAIKQINLQKQPKKELIINEIMVMKELKNPNIVNYVDSFLVGEELYVVMEYLAGGSLTDVVTETCMDEAQIAAVCRECLQALEFLHANQVIHRDIKSDNVLLGMDGSVKLTDFGFCAQITPEQSKRSTMVGTPYWMAPEVVTRKAYGPKVDIWSLGIMAIEMVEGEPPYLNENPLRALYLIATNGTPELQNPEKLSPIFRDFLNLCLEMDVEKRGGGKELLQHPFLKLAKPLSSLTPLILAAKEAMKGNR; from the exons ATGGATACAT ATATCACCCCATGCTCTCCTTCTATTCTGATTCCCATTCCTGATCTCTCTGACCCACCTCTATCTATTGTGCACATTAGTGCTTtctttcctcctgtctgtctctttgttaCACTCTTTCTGTCCTTCCCGCTCCCTGTGGCCATGTGTGATAACGGGGATCCCGAGGACAAGCCCCCAGCCCCCCCAGTCAGGATGAGCAGCACCATCTTCAGCACCGGCTCCAGCAAGGACCCGCTCTCAGCCAATCACAGCTCCAAGCCCCTGCCCTCAGTTCCGGAAGAAAGGAAACCCCGCAACAAGATAATCTCAATTTTCTCAGGAGCAGAGAAAG GTGGTAGAAAGAAAGACCGGGACAAAGAACGACCAGagatctctcctccttcagactTTGAACACACTATCCACGTTGGCTTTGATGCTGTCACTGGGGAGTTCACT GGCATGCCAGAGCAATGGGCACGGCTCCTCCAGACGTCAAACATCACAAAGTCAGAGCAGAAAAAGAACCCCCAGGCTGTTCTCGACGTGCTCAAATTCTATGATTCTACAGGCAACGGCCGCCAGAAATACCTCAGTTTCTCCTCTG AAAATGATGGTTTCCCTGCAGGACCCCACTCT CCGGTCAAAAAGGGCACGGAACCCTCATCGATCAGTATCAAGgacattgatgatgatgatgatgatgatgatgaagctCCCCCACCCATTGTGGCACCACGTCCAGAATACACTAAGAGT GTTTACACTCGCTCCGTCATTGACCCCATCCCTGCTCCAGCCACGTGTCCAGATGGAGACGCAGCCTCCAAGGCTCTAGACAGACAGAAGAAGAAGGGCAAGATGTCAGACGAGGAGATCATGGACAAACTGA GAACTATTGTCAGCATTGGAGATCCCAGAAAGAAGTACACAAGATATGAAAAAATTGGACAGGG GGCTTCAGGGACAGTGTTCACAGCCATTGACGTCGCCACTGGACAGGAG GTGGCCATTAAACAGATCAACCTACAGAAGCAGCCCAAGAAGGAGCTGATAATCAATGAGATTATGGTGATGAAAGAGTTAAAGAATCCGAACATTGTCAACTATGTAGACAG tttCCTGGTGGGAGAGGAGCTCTATGTGGTGATGGAGTATTTGGCTGGTGGTTCGCTGACTGATGTGGTGACAGAGACCTGCATGGACGAGGCTCAGATAGCTGCTGTCTGCAGAGAG TGTTTACAAGCACTGGAGTTCCTTCATGCGAACCAGGTCATCCATCGTGACATCAAGAGTGATAACGTGCTACTGGGAATGGATGGCTCTGTCAAGCTCA CCGATTTTGGTTTCTGCGCCCAGATCACTCCAGAGCAGAGCAAGCGCAGCACCATGGTGGGTACGCCTTACTGGATGGCTCCTGAGGTGGTGACCCGGAAAGCCTATGGGCCTAAGGTTGATATCTGGTCACTGGGCATCATGGCCATTGAGATGGTTGAGGGGGAGCCTCCATACCTCAATGAGAACCCGCTAAGA gcaCTGTACCTGATTGCCACAAATGGGACTCCAGAACTTCAGAACCCAGAGAAACTGTCTCCCATATTCAGAGACTTCCTTAACCTCTGCCTGGAAATGGATGTGGAGAAGAGAGGTGGGGGCAAAGAGCTGCTGCAG CATCCCTTCCTGAAGTTGGCAAAACCCCTGTCTAGTCTCACACCTCTAATCTTGGCTGCTAAGGAGGCCATGAAAGGCAACCGTTAA
- the LOC109897923 gene encoding serine/threonine-protein kinase PAK 2 isoform X2 — translation MCDNGDPEDKPPAPPVRMSSTIFSTGSSKDPLSANHSSKPLPSVPEERKPRNKIISIFSGAEKGGRKKDRDKERPEISPPSDFEHTIHVGFDAVTGEFTGMPEQWARLLQTSNITKSEQKKNPQAVLDVLKFYDSTGNGRQKYLSFSSENDGFPAGPHSPVKKGTEPSSISIKDIDDDDDDDDEAPPPIVAPRPEYTKSVYTRSVIDPIPAPATCPDGDAASKALDRQKKKGKMSDEEIMDKLRTIVSIGDPRKKYTRYEKIGQGASGTVFTAIDVATGQEVAIKQINLQKQPKKELIINEIMVMKELKNPNIVNYVDSFLVGEELYVVMEYLAGGSLTDVVTETCMDEAQIAAVCRECLQALEFLHANQVIHRDIKSDNVLLGMDGSVKLTDFGFCAQITPEQSKRSTMVGTPYWMAPEVVTRKAYGPKVDIWSLGIMAIEMVEGEPPYLNENPLRALYLIATNGTPELQNPEKLSPIFRDFLNLCLEMDVEKRGGGKELLQHPFLKLAKPLSSLTPLILAAKEAMKGNR, via the exons ATGTGTGATAACGGGGATCCCGAGGACAAGCCCCCAGCCCCCCCAGTCAGGATGAGCAGCACCATCTTCAGCACCGGCTCCAGCAAGGACCCGCTCTCAGCCAATCACAGCTCCAAGCCCCTGCCCTCAGTTCCGGAAGAAAGGAAACCCCGCAACAAGATAATCTCAATTTTCTCAGGAGCAGAGAAAG GTGGTAGAAAGAAAGACCGGGACAAAGAACGACCAGagatctctcctccttcagactTTGAACACACTATCCACGTTGGCTTTGATGCTGTCACTGGGGAGTTCACT GGCATGCCAGAGCAATGGGCACGGCTCCTCCAGACGTCAAACATCACAAAGTCAGAGCAGAAAAAGAACCCCCAGGCTGTTCTCGACGTGCTCAAATTCTATGATTCTACAGGCAACGGCCGCCAGAAATACCTCAGTTTCTCCTCTG AAAATGATGGTTTCCCTGCAGGACCCCACTCT CCGGTCAAAAAGGGCACGGAACCCTCATCGATCAGTATCAAGgacattgatgatgatgatgatgatgatgatgaagctCCCCCACCCATTGTGGCACCACGTCCAGAATACACTAAGAGT GTTTACACTCGCTCCGTCATTGACCCCATCCCTGCTCCAGCCACGTGTCCAGATGGAGACGCAGCCTCCAAGGCTCTAGACAGACAGAAGAAGAAGGGCAAGATGTCAGACGAGGAGATCATGGACAAACTGA GAACTATTGTCAGCATTGGAGATCCCAGAAAGAAGTACACAAGATATGAAAAAATTGGACAGGG GGCTTCAGGGACAGTGTTCACAGCCATTGACGTCGCCACTGGACAGGAG GTGGCCATTAAACAGATCAACCTACAGAAGCAGCCCAAGAAGGAGCTGATAATCAATGAGATTATGGTGATGAAAGAGTTAAAGAATCCGAACATTGTCAACTATGTAGACAG tttCCTGGTGGGAGAGGAGCTCTATGTGGTGATGGAGTATTTGGCTGGTGGTTCGCTGACTGATGTGGTGACAGAGACCTGCATGGACGAGGCTCAGATAGCTGCTGTCTGCAGAGAG TGTTTACAAGCACTGGAGTTCCTTCATGCGAACCAGGTCATCCATCGTGACATCAAGAGTGATAACGTGCTACTGGGAATGGATGGCTCTGTCAAGCTCA CCGATTTTGGTTTCTGCGCCCAGATCACTCCAGAGCAGAGCAAGCGCAGCACCATGGTGGGTACGCCTTACTGGATGGCTCCTGAGGTGGTGACCCGGAAAGCCTATGGGCCTAAGGTTGATATCTGGTCACTGGGCATCATGGCCATTGAGATGGTTGAGGGGGAGCCTCCATACCTCAATGAGAACCCGCTAAGA gcaCTGTACCTGATTGCCACAAATGGGACTCCAGAACTTCAGAACCCAGAGAAACTGTCTCCCATATTCAGAGACTTCCTTAACCTCTGCCTGGAAATGGATGTGGAGAAGAGAGGTGGGGGCAAAGAGCTGCTGCAG CATCCCTTCCTGAAGTTGGCAAAACCCCTGTCTAGTCTCACACCTCTAATCTTGGCTGCTAAGGAGGCCATGAAAGGCAACCGTTAA